The genomic DNA CTTAGGGTATACAGACAAAACACAAACTCCGCACCTCTATGTTAGACCTATATACTTTATGGCACCTATTATACTAAGATATTATCTAGGACAAAATTGCCTTTTGGTTGGGTTACAGATTGGTTATTTAGTTGCAGGAAGTGCTGTTCCCCATAGATGTTGTTCTAATCATGAAGAAAAAGCACCTCCTATACCACTTACGTCTCAAAAGCTACCGGTGAATAAACTGGGCCTTTCACTAATAATAGGCTATGATTATGAATTTAACTATGGGCTGATTATAGGCTTAAGTTATATTGAAGAATTTATACCTGTTATTAACTCACGGACTATGGGTTGGGAATGGTGTTTACAACCTACTATAGGTTACAATTTTGCAAAGCTCTTAAAATAAGAAGACTTTTCTCAAAAAAATTAGATAATATTCTAAAAGAGCAAAGGTGACTTTGCATAATAAGTAAGAACACTGGATTTTGGGAACCTGCTAAGTAGAATTTCATGCTTTTTACTTTTATGTACTGCATATTTAAGCTATCAATATTATATTCTCTTACTTTATTATACTGCTTATTATACATTTTTTATACCAACAACAACTAATTTATTGTCTTAGTTATATATAAAGCCCTAACTTTGTGATTTGTGTCCAACTAAAAGTACTACGTCCCAGACAACAGGTTATGGCTTTTTCAATCAGCAACATATTTAGCGTACCCATTCTGATTTTCCTTTTAGGAATTTTTGCTTCTTATATCCATTCTGATCTCGAAGTACCTCGACCCATAAGTAAATTCATTACCTTATATCTACTATTTTGTATTGGCTTTAGTGGCGGTGTAGAATTAGCACATAGTATATGGCATGCAGAAACATTCATAACAATAGGCATAGCACTTTTTATGTCCATTGTAACACCTATTTATGTATTTCTAATCGCCAGAAGAAAATTTGAGCTACCTACAGCAGGAGCTATAGCTGCTAGCTATGGGTCTGTTAGTGTAGTAAATTTTATTACAGCTAGCACTTACCTAGCTGACTGCCATATAAGTTATGGAGGGCATATGGTAGCTCTTATGGCATTAATGGAATGCCCAGCTATTATCATAGGCATGTTACTTATACGAAATTATAATCAACCTAATGATAGCTATCCATATAACCACACATTAAAAGAAGTATTTAAAAGTGGGTCTATTATTATTCTCCTAGGTAGTTTACTGATAGGCTTTTTTAGTAGCCCTGCAGAAATTAAAGCTTTATCCCCCTTTATAACAGGCATACAAAAAGGAATGCTTGTTTTCTTTTTATTAGATATGGGGTTATTAGTGGGGAAGAATATAAGTAAATTAAAGAAAGTTGGCAAATTAATGTTTATAGTGGGTATATTTATACCACTTATTAATGCAACCATAGGTGTCTTATTAACCTATTGGTTTCATATTAACTTGGGAGATAGTTTTCTGTTAATTGTTCTATTAGCGAGCGCCTCTTATATAGCTGTACCAGCAGCCTTTAGGATTGCTGTTCCTGAAGCAGACGCCAGCATATATTTGACTACCCCACTGGCTATTACTTTCCCTTTCAATGTACTTATTGGTATTCCTCTTTATTATTATATATTAAACTACATAGCTTCACTGTAACAATTTCTAGCTGATCTTTTTAAAGAATCATCTTGTCTAGTTATCGCTTCTTGGATTAAATTAGTTAGTTCATCAAGATACTAGAACTGCTGCGAAAAAGGTTGACAAAGAAGATAAAAAGGGCTAAGATGTAATTCTTGTTATATAAAAGGAATAAGTATGCATTTAACCTACGCGAGGATAAGCAAACATCCCTATAACTTTAGAAGAATAACTGGCTTGAGACTAGAAACCTTTGAGCAATTAGTTTTAAAAGTAAGGCCTCTCTTTGAAGAGCTAGAATAGAGCAAGCTGCGCCATGGTAGGATGAGTCATTTACCTACCTTGGAAGATAAATTGCTCTGTGTACTCATGTATTATCGCACTTATATCTCACATGTGTTTTTAGGCTATTTGTTTAATCTGCATAATTCTAACATATGCCGCTTGCTCGCGAAAAATGGAGCCATTACTAGCTAAGAAGATTAGCATTAAAAAAGATCGCAGCTTAACCTCAGATAAGGTATTGCGCATATTAGCAGATGTGAGCGAGCAGCCTACGCAAAGACCTACTAAGAAGCAAAAGAAATCATATTCAGGAAAGAAAAAGAGACATACTATAAAAACAGAGATAGTGATAGGAGAAGATGGAAAGATACTCTCTGTATCCAAATCCCATAAAGGAAGAGTGCATGACTTTAAAATCCGTAAAGGAGAAAAACTCTTACCTAAAGAAAGCTTAAAGCTAGCAGATAGTGATTTCTATGATAAAAGCAACCTTTAAAAAATTATCAGTTTACTTTTATCCATAACCTCCTTAAGCTACTTGTTTATACTCATGCATTTTTCCATCTCTAACACAAGCAAACACCTTAAGTAGTATTTTATTTCTTATAGCATTAATAACACTCATCTTATTTTTTCCTTGTTTTACTTTTTTCTCATAATACTCCTTCATTTCAACATTATTTCTAATTGAGCTTAAGGCACACATCCTATGTTTGTATAA from Candidatus Amoebophilus asiaticus 5a2 includes the following:
- a CDS encoding sodium-dependent bicarbonate transport family permease, coding for MAFSISNIFSVPILIFLLGIFASYIHSDLEVPRPISKFITLYLLFCIGFSGGVELAHSIWHAETFITIGIALFMSIVTPIYVFLIARRKFELPTAGAIAASYGSVSVVNFITASTYLADCHISYGGHMVALMALMECPAIIIGMLLIRNYNQPNDSYPYNHTLKEVFKSGSIIILLGSLLIGFFSSPAEIKALSPFITGIQKGMLVFFLLDMGLLVGKNISKLKKVGKLMFIVGIFIPLINATIGVLLTYWFHINLGDSFLLIVLLASASYIAVPAAFRIAVPEADASIYLTTPLAITFPFNVLIGIPLYYYILNYIASL
- a CDS encoding porin family protein codes for the protein MQGGLGILSFITLGTAIFSSRGGVFGEYKIAKSVGIQTGLVCYYNWYHLGYTDKTQTPHLYVRPIYFMAPIILRYYLGQNCLLVGLQIGYLVAGSAVPHRCCSNHEEKAPPIPLTSQKLPVNKLGLSLIIGYDYEFNYGLIIGLSYIEEFIPVINSRTMGWEWCLQPTIGYNFAKLLK